The following proteins come from a genomic window of Paenibacillus sp. CAA11:
- a CDS encoding L-rhamnose/proton symporter RhaT, which yields MLYGFLVLVLACMCQGSFGLGMKKYQPFSWEAFWAVFSIVGILLIPLLWTWIEVPQFMTYIHQTPLKVLGLASFCGLLWGVSSVLFGKAIDTIGVSLTYGVNMGISASLGSLIPLFIFGNVPPARSFAVLLIGTVIMLVGVGVITKAGLNKEKPQSSDSSTTRSTASKLPKGLLLASLAGLGSAAMNIGFVYANQTLDIASANGVSEISASLIPWVITLSGGFIANFAYAVYLLFRNKTYHDYAAKGASRAYSKALITAVIWFLALGLYAKATVMLGSLGSVVGWLAFNGLALIISNGWGLRDGEWKGFVKPKRWLLFGNVILIVSWVVVGLANQMA from the coding sequence GTGCTTTATGGCTTTTTGGTGTTGGTGCTTGCTTGCATGTGTCAAGGCAGCTTTGGTCTTGGGATGAAGAAATACCAGCCTTTCTCTTGGGAGGCATTTTGGGCCGTATTTTCAATCGTGGGGATCTTGTTGATTCCGCTGCTGTGGACATGGATTGAAGTGCCGCAATTTATGACTTATATTCATCAGACACCACTGAAGGTGCTGGGTCTGGCTTCTTTTTGCGGCCTCTTATGGGGAGTCAGCTCGGTTCTCTTCGGTAAGGCTATTGATACAATTGGGGTTTCACTTACTTATGGTGTTAATATGGGCATCTCTGCGTCCCTCGGTTCACTCATTCCGCTGTTTATCTTTGGCAACGTACCGCCAGCGCGTTCCTTTGCTGTACTTCTTATAGGAACGGTAATCATGCTGGTTGGAGTCGGCGTCATTACTAAAGCCGGACTGAATAAAGAGAAGCCGCAATCTTCGGATTCATCCACAACACGAAGTACAGCTTCTAAGCTTCCTAAAGGTCTGCTGCTCGCTTCGCTCGCTGGGCTAGGATCGGCTGCAATGAACATCGGTTTTGTTTATGCAAACCAAACTTTGGACATCGCTTCGGCTAATGGCGTTTCGGAAATATCCGCCAGCCTGATTCCTTGGGTGATCACCCTGTCCGGAGGATTTATTGCGAATTTTGCCTACGCCGTATATTTATTATTTAGAAACAAAACATACCATGATTATGCAGCAAAAGGAGCAAGCAGGGCTTACAGCAAGGCGCTAATTACAGCGGTTATCTGGTTCCTTGCACTTGGACTTTATGCTAAGGCAACGGTAATGTTAGGCTCTCTAGGCTCAGTAGTGGGCTGGCTGGCCTTTAATGGCCTGGCTCTTATTATTAGCAATGGATGGGGTCTGCGTGACGGAGAGTGGAAAGGCTTTGTGAAGCCCAAAAGGTGGCTGCTCTTCGGGAATGTGATCTTAATCGTATCATGGGTTGTTGTAGGCCTAGCTAATCAGATGGCTTGA
- a CDS encoding alpha/beta-type small acid-soluble spore protein — protein MAQNSNGNSNNLVVRQASGALEQLKYEVAQELGINFPQDGYAGDLTSYENGSIGGTITKRLVTLAEQTLAGQFK, from the coding sequence ATGGCCCAAAACTCAAATGGTAATTCCAACAATCTGGTGGTAAGACAAGCTTCCGGAGCCCTGGAACAATTGAAGTACGAGGTTGCTCAAGAACTTGGCATTAACTTCCCTCAAGATGGATACGCAGGCGACCTGACCTCTTATGAGAACGGTTCGATCGGGGGTACCATCACAAAACGTTTGGTCACACTGGCTGAGCAAACACTGGCAGGTCAATTTAAATAA
- a CDS encoding ABC transporter ATP-binding protein, producing the protein MNSNLKQLFIYCKPYKRLYSLILCLNICIGILELTVPYILIKLIHTVSGDAAAGDKGSTFSRILFYSIFYLLISCMGFISRYKNQQCKNKFGLKICQTMRSDVYETVLGKGLDKAKDKRAGDVVTTLTQNIHTVERFLQTDFHEFTYQGFRFLGAVIFIGIMNWKLLLVSLTILPLSVWLTRITMRSISEISQSLADKNAVLTSSLIESYNGIKTIKSYLLNPLLVRSFAEETRCVKVEELKLEKRLSLLIPVNIFLNAFPYAACVLYGGYLTLQHQLDIGELLAMVSLMNLIVRPISTMPDIVAHLKKCEGILARVFELIPPAGQQFIAVTDETAQQDSLISMEIKGLSFNLEGQTILKDVSLSIDRPQLIALTGKSGSGKTTLVKLICGFYQFPEGTIEIFGQDNRSIPQNMLMQNISYVSQESFIFTTSLYENIRYGQLDASREEVLHAAKIAQVDQFAVKLPNQYETMVSNQTLSGGQRQRVAIARAFLKKAKILILDEPTSALDTVTEQKIIEALESLKREKIIILISHQVSTLLAADMILYLEHGNLHPLESYKELQQKDLHSLTHEKKEEVKRNATFI; encoded by the coding sequence GTGAATTCGAATCTGAAGCAATTGTTCATTTATTGCAAGCCATATAAAAGACTTTATTCGTTAATATTATGTTTGAATATTTGCATAGGAATCCTTGAACTGACAGTTCCCTATATTCTAATAAAGCTTATTCATACGGTTAGTGGCGATGCTGCTGCTGGGGACAAAGGTAGTACCTTTTCCCGAATTCTATTTTATTCCATCTTTTATTTGTTAATCAGCTGCATGGGTTTTATATCACGATACAAAAATCAGCAATGCAAGAATAAGTTTGGACTGAAAATCTGTCAGACTATGAGATCAGACGTTTATGAAACTGTGTTAGGTAAAGGGCTGGACAAAGCAAAAGACAAACGTGCTGGAGATGTCGTTACTACCCTGACCCAGAACATTCATACTGTAGAGCGGTTTTTACAGACTGATTTTCATGAATTTACATATCAAGGCTTCCGTTTTCTTGGTGCGGTCATATTTATAGGTATCATGAACTGGAAATTGCTTTTGGTTTCTCTTACCATTCTTCCTTTATCCGTATGGCTCACTCGGATTACGATGAGGTCCATTTCGGAAATTTCGCAAAGTTTGGCTGACAAAAATGCAGTTCTTACATCAAGTCTTATCGAAAGCTACAATGGAATAAAAACGATAAAATCATATCTCTTGAATCCCTTGTTAGTGAGGTCATTTGCTGAGGAAACCCGTTGCGTAAAAGTGGAAGAATTAAAGTTGGAGAAAAGACTTTCACTACTAATTCCAGTCAATATATTTTTAAATGCTTTTCCATATGCGGCCTGTGTTTTGTACGGAGGATATTTAACTCTTCAACACCAGCTTGATATAGGGGAACTTCTCGCTATGGTCAGTCTAATGAATTTGATAGTTAGACCCATTTCCACGATGCCAGATATAGTTGCGCATTTAAAGAAATGTGAAGGGATTCTGGCACGTGTTTTTGAGCTTATTCCACCAGCGGGTCAACAGTTTATCGCCGTAACAGATGAAACTGCTCAACAAGATTCATTGATTTCTATGGAAATAAAAGGGCTTTCCTTCAATTTAGAAGGTCAAACCATTTTGAAGGATGTGTCATTATCAATTGATAGGCCTCAGCTCATAGCTCTTACAGGTAAAAGTGGAAGTGGTAAAACCACACTTGTAAAACTGATTTGTGGCTTTTATCAATTTCCGGAAGGAACGATTGAAATATTTGGACAGGATAACCGTAGTATTCCTCAGAATATGTTGATGCAAAACATCTCTTATGTTTCTCAGGAAAGTTTTATATTTACAACATCTCTCTACGAAAATATCCGCTATGGACAGTTGGATGCATCTAGGGAAGAAGTGTTGCATGCAGCCAAAATAGCACAAGTAGATCAATTCGCAGTTAAACTGCCCAACCAGTATGAAACAATGGTTAGTAATCAAACTCTTTCGGGAGGGCAGAGGCAGCGTGTTGCGATCGCTCGTGCATTTTTGAAAAAGGCAAAGATTCTTATTCTAGATGAACCTACTTCGGCACTGGATACAGTGACTGAGCAGAAAATCATAGAGGCTCTTGAAAGTCTTAAGCGTGAAAAAATAATTATTCTTATATCTCACCAAGTTTCTACGCTCCTAGCTGCTGATATGATTTTGTATCTAGAGCATGGGAACCTTCACCCCTTGGAAAGTTATAAAGAGTTACAGCAGAAGGATTTACATAGTCTGACTCATGAAAAAAAAGAGGAGGTGAAGCGTAATGCAACTTTCATCTAA
- the nrdR gene encoding transcriptional regulator NrdR — MKCPYCDYLGTKVLDSRPANDNRSIRRRRECEKCNRRFTTFEMVEETPLIVVKKDGSREEFSREKMLRGLIRACEKRPVSVEQLETIVSAVERSLRHTAIAEVESRQIGELVMEQLYPVDEVAYVRFASVYRQFKDINMFMKELKGLLSKDTDSLD, encoded by the coding sequence TTGAAGTGTCCGTACTGTGATTATTTAGGGACGAAAGTGCTTGACTCAAGACCAGCCAATGACAACCGTTCAATTCGCCGCAGAAGAGAATGTGAGAAGTGCAACCGGCGGTTCACCACCTTCGAGATGGTAGAGGAAACCCCACTCATTGTTGTAAAAAAGGACGGAAGCCGTGAAGAGTTCAGCCGGGAAAAAATGCTCAGGGGATTAATTCGAGCTTGTGAGAAGCGGCCAGTATCTGTAGAACAGCTGGAGACAATCGTCTCCGCTGTAGAGCGTTCGCTTCGCCATACGGCCATAGCTGAGGTGGAGAGCCGTCAAATCGGCGAGCTTGTCATGGAGCAGCTGTACCCTGTAGATGAAGTAGCCTACGTCAGGTTTGCATCGGTATATCGTCAATTCAAAGATATCAATATGTTTATGAAGGAACTGAAAGGGCTCCTATCCAAGGATACGGATTCTCTGGATTAG
- a CDS encoding DUF6097 family protein — MMNFFSLLSRSMQNNLFIQTQLNSAHTLIEEYQLPVQKLEDDFYAQFILLENYAGVNYFQRTLARYRRLNAWMLVLAVSILGAAAIIFGIEYTMPEWKIADKLMDYLFEHFLPVIIGLTALFLLVIVLQFVRIHYANKLMSTAVNSSWRAILQKVESSLDLPANSTRSIAEEIWGNH; from the coding sequence ATGATGAACTTTTTTTCCTTATTAAGTCGTTCTATGCAAAATAATCTATTCATCCAGACACAACTAAACAGCGCACACACGTTAATTGAAGAGTATCAGCTGCCTGTACAGAAGCTTGAGGACGACTTCTATGCCCAGTTTATTTTGCTGGAGAACTACGCTGGTGTGAATTACTTTCAAAGGACGCTTGCCAGGTATCGTAGGTTAAATGCATGGATGTTAGTCTTAGCGGTTAGCATTTTAGGGGCAGCAGCGATCATCTTTGGTATAGAGTATACAATGCCAGAGTGGAAGATTGCAGATAAGCTGATGGATTATTTATTCGAGCATTTTCTGCCTGTCATCATAGGCTTGACTGCTTTGTTCTTGCTTGTGATCGTGCTGCAATTTGTGCGTATTCATTATGCTAATAAATTGATGTCAACGGCCGTAAACAGCTCTTGGAGGGCTATATTGCAAAAGGTTGAAAGCTCTCTCGATCTGCCAGCCAACAGCACAAGAAGCATCGCTGAGGAAATTTGGGGAAATCATTAA
- the coaE gene encoding dephospho-CoA kinase (Dephospho-CoA kinase (CoaE) performs the final step in coenzyme A biosynthesis.) translates to MNIGLTGGIATGKSTVSRMLVRLGAKLIDADLIAREVMQPGHSVLAAVAERFGQAMLLPDGSLNRKKLGEHVFTYPEERKALDAITHPAIRREIKKRMEAYEAEDMHGLVVADVPLLYESGQESMYEQVMVVYVPRELQLRRLMERDRLDLLQAEARLAAQMDIEMKRERADIIIDNSRGLEDTEAQVRAYWQSRVCS, encoded by the coding sequence ATGAATATCGGGCTTACGGGCGGAATAGCTACAGGAAAGAGCACTGTATCCCGAATGCTTGTCAGGCTTGGAGCAAAGCTGATTGATGCCGACCTTATCGCAAGAGAAGTGATGCAGCCCGGACATTCGGTGCTTGCTGCGGTCGCTGAACGGTTTGGCCAAGCTATGCTGCTGCCTGACGGTTCTCTGAACCGTAAGAAGCTTGGGGAGCATGTATTTACCTACCCGGAGGAACGTAAAGCACTTGATGCTATTACGCATCCGGCAATCCGGAGAGAAATTAAGAAGCGTATGGAAGCTTATGAAGCGGAAGACATGCATGGCTTGGTAGTTGCAGACGTTCCTTTGCTGTATGAGTCGGGCCAGGAGTCTATGTATGAGCAAGTTATGGTTGTATATGTGCCAAGAGAACTCCAATTACGCAGATTGATGGAGCGTGATCGGTTGGATTTATTGCAGGCTGAAGCGAGGCTTGCTGCCCAAATGGATATAGAAATGAAGCGGGAGAGAGCGGATATCATCATTGACAACAGCAGAGGATTAGAAGATACTGAGGCACAGGTAAGAGCTTATTGGCAGAGCAGGGTCTGCTCATGA
- a CDS encoding lytic transglycosylase domain-containing protein, with protein sequence MKWLRKKRVLLVLFLGFTLLVFLNTQWLTLFYPIYYKEEIRYHAGKNHIDPFVVAAIIQVESKYKPDKESRKGALGLMQIMPDTAKWVMDKKKLKGITFESISHEPNMNIEIGTWYLNYLSEQFDGNMFAVIAAYNAGPANVKSWLKNGRWDGSLETSKNIPFGETRHYVQRVAHYYKQYTQIYKAF encoded by the coding sequence ATGAAGTGGCTTCGCAAGAAACGCGTTCTGCTGGTGCTCTTCCTTGGGTTTACTCTGCTCGTATTTCTTAATACCCAATGGTTAACCCTGTTCTATCCTATTTATTATAAAGAAGAAATTCGATACCATGCTGGAAAGAACCATATTGATCCTTTTGTTGTGGCGGCCATCATTCAGGTGGAATCTAAATATAAGCCCGATAAAGAATCAAGGAAAGGCGCCTTGGGCTTGATGCAGATTATGCCTGACACAGCTAAATGGGTGATGGATAAGAAGAAGCTTAAGGGGATAACCTTTGAGTCGATCAGCCATGAGCCCAATATGAATATTGAAATCGGTACATGGTATCTCAATTATCTCTCTGAGCAGTTTGACGGGAATATGTTTGCGGTGATCGCGGCCTATAATGCAGGTCCGGCTAACGTAAAAAGCTGGCTGAAGAACGGAAGATGGGATGGAAGCCTTGAGACCTCCAAGAATATTCCTTTTGGGGAGACAAGACACTACGTACAGCGAGTCGCTCATTATTACAAACAATACACACAGATATACAAGGCATTCTAA
- a CDS encoding WGxxGxxG family protein produces MKKYVASLLSAGLVSALLLMPVSAESSKVADQRGDNRTGNYTTNAVNDDNDFDWGWLGLLGLIGLAGLRSKDRERS; encoded by the coding sequence ATGAAAAAATACGTGGCAAGTTTATTGTCTGCAGGCCTCGTTTCCGCACTCCTGCTTATGCCAGTATCTGCGGAGAGCAGTAAGGTTGCAGATCAACGCGGAGACAATCGAACAGGCAACTATACCACCAATGCAGTTAATGACGACAATGATTTTGATTGGGGCTGGCTGGGTCTGCTTGGATTGATTGGCCTTGCTGGTCTTCGCAGTAAAGACCGCGAGCGTTCTTAA
- the licT gene encoding BglG family transcription antiterminator LicT yields the protein MIIRQIFNNNVIRAEDQVGHEFVVIGNGLGFKKKPGQTVDEEKIEKTFMLKPDKVPQKLIDLIGETSAEYFSLADDIVSYAKSEMGSIFNDNIYITLIDHIHFAISRYKNSINLKNALFWQIKKFYPKEFLIGMNALQLIKKHFELEMDEDEASFIAMHFVNARQDGQGMQRTVQITEIIGEIFGIVTEFYNLELDENSFNYSRFITHIQYFVQRMLSGEQERSAAGDNFLYDQIKVKYAKAFECMNLINRYLETNYESAMSIDEKVYLTIHIERVTSRSGV from the coding sequence ATGATTATCCGGCAAATTTTTAATAACAATGTAATTCGTGCTGAAGACCAGGTCGGCCATGAGTTTGTGGTGATCGGTAACGGTCTGGGCTTTAAGAAGAAGCCGGGGCAAACGGTAGATGAGGAAAAGATCGAAAAAACATTTATGCTTAAGCCTGATAAAGTTCCGCAAAAATTAATAGATCTGATTGGCGAAACATCCGCCGAATACTTCTCACTAGCCGATGATATTGTAAGCTATGCAAAATCTGAAATGGGCAGCATATTCAATGACAATATTTATATTACCCTGATCGACCATATACATTTTGCAATATCCCGCTATAAAAATTCAATAAACCTGAAAAATGCGTTATTTTGGCAGATTAAGAAGTTCTATCCCAAAGAGTTTTTGATCGGAATGAATGCGCTTCAATTAATCAAGAAGCATTTTGAACTAGAAATGGATGAGGATGAGGCAAGCTTTATTGCGATGCACTTTGTGAATGCCAGACAGGACGGTCAAGGCATGCAGAGGACGGTTCAGATCACGGAGATCATTGGTGAGATATTCGGCATTGTTACAGAATTTTATAATTTGGAACTGGATGAGAATTCGTTTAATTATTCCCGCTTTATTACCCATATCCAATATTTCGTGCAAAGAATGTTGAGTGGCGAACAGGAACGTTCTGCCGCAGGTGACAACTTTCTCTATGATCAAATCAAAGTCAAGTATGCTAAAGCCTTTGAGTGCATGAATTTGATTAACCGTTATTTGGAAACCAACTATGAAAGCGCTATGTCTATTGATGAAAAAGTATATCTAACGATACATATAGAGCGAGTAACATCTCGGTCTGGTGTATAA
- a CDS encoding ABC transporter ATP-binding protein, with product MQLSSNLQVLLEMKRRMKRNFVPYLFYLLFENALGVGLNVILAFVYMNLFSAVIGQDGEVLLRATLLFLISLVVTCIFYPLFRYSEIYYVKKTIEDSRNDAYEHILKLPIPCFDKLNKGELVSRMLHDLQQMEEIYLTHIGTIVSIIFYGAGSVVSLFILDWRYAIAIVALGTASTFFNSKWGNKIQVLSQKVQQSKAVMTQTVVEGIYGMETVKLFQLRDLFRDNLASENMVYNVDSTHLVRRKALLEGCNFLLASLSTFIIYMIGVLLVFLKMAQLPTLIAVNQLEHGVSSGFSGIGRGINQLQDSLSGAKRFLEIFQYKQEDMRLKLNEVSQFQENPLLVIERGSFGYDSSNELDSLCFDELSFTLRKGEFACLVGESGSGKSTILDVILCFRELNHGKIQINIGEKQISLLRLRELIAYVPQTPFICSGTIEENIRMGNEQASLSEILQAAKEADFYEFICSLPDGLKTVIEENGANLSGGQKQKLALARAFVKNAPFILLDEATSALDSESEALIISTLKKKAHEHQNSILMVSHRMTPITNADKVLYLKGGNLAAVGCHEELILNNSSYKAFISKTDIYE from the coding sequence ATGCAACTTTCATCTAATCTACAAGTATTACTGGAAATGAAACGAAGAATGAAGCGTAATTTTGTGCCATATTTGTTTTATTTGCTTTTTGAAAACGCATTGGGTGTAGGCTTAAATGTGATTTTAGCTTTTGTCTATATGAATTTGTTCAGTGCTGTGATCGGTCAGGATGGGGAGGTATTGCTTCGCGCGACTCTATTATTCCTGATAAGTTTAGTGGTCACCTGCATTTTTTATCCTTTGTTCCGATATTCCGAAATTTATTATGTTAAGAAAACGATAGAAGACAGTAGAAATGATGCATATGAACATATACTGAAACTTCCAATACCGTGCTTTGACAAGCTGAATAAAGGAGAACTTGTATCCCGGATGTTGCATGATTTGCAACAGATGGAAGAAATTTATTTAACCCATATTGGAACAATTGTATCTATTATTTTCTATGGAGCTGGTTCTGTTGTTAGCTTATTTATCCTTGACTGGAGATATGCAATCGCTATTGTAGCTTTGGGTACGGCGTCGACTTTTTTTAATTCCAAATGGGGGAATAAAATCCAAGTTCTGAGTCAAAAAGTTCAACAAAGCAAAGCGGTGATGACGCAAACCGTTGTGGAAGGGATTTATGGCATGGAAACAGTAAAACTGTTCCAATTAAGAGACCTATTTAGAGACAATTTGGCTAGTGAGAATATGGTGTACAATGTGGACTCAACTCATTTAGTTCGTAGAAAAGCACTCCTTGAAGGATGTAACTTTTTACTGGCTTCATTAAGTACATTCATTATATATATGATAGGTGTATTGCTGGTTTTTCTGAAGATGGCTCAATTACCCACACTAATTGCTGTTAACCAGTTGGAGCATGGCGTGTCTTCTGGGTTTTCTGGTATTGGAAGAGGCATAAACCAACTTCAGGATTCTTTGTCAGGAGCCAAAAGGTTTTTGGAGATTTTTCAATATAAACAAGAAGATATGAGGTTAAAGTTAAATGAAGTTTCTCAATTCCAGGAGAATCCGCTTCTTGTTATTGAAAGAGGGTCTTTTGGATATGACTCCAGTAATGAGTTGGATTCGCTCTGTTTCGATGAATTGTCATTTACCCTTCGTAAAGGAGAATTCGCTTGTCTGGTAGGTGAAAGCGGAAGCGGGAAAAGCACGATATTGGATGTTATTCTCTGCTTCAGGGAATTGAATCATGGAAAAATTCAAATCAATATTGGAGAGAAACAAATCTCTTTACTGCGGTTGAGAGAGTTAATAGCTTATGTTCCCCAGACCCCATTTATATGTTCTGGGACTATTGAGGAGAACATCAGAATGGGAAATGAGCAAGCCTCCCTTTCGGAAATTTTACAAGCAGCTAAAGAGGCTGATTTTTATGAATTTATCTGTTCTTTGCCGGATGGGCTTAAAACGGTTATTGAGGAAAACGGAGCTAATTTATCCGGAGGACAAAAACAAAAACTTGCCTTAGCAAGAGCATTTGTCAAAAATGCGCCTTTCATTTTACTGGATGAAGCAACATCAGCTTTGGACAGTGAATCAGAAGCTTTAATTATAAGCACATTAAAGAAAAAAGCTCATGAGCATCAGAACAGTATTTTAATGGTTAGCCATCGGATGACCCCCATTACGAACGCAGACAAAGTACTGTATTTAAAAGGTGGGAACTTAGCCGCAGTCGGTTGCCATGAGGAGCTTATTTTAAACAACTCGTCATATAAAGCTTTCATTTCCAAAACAGACATATATGAATAG
- a CDS encoding beta-glucoside-specific PTS transporter subunit IIABC: protein MDNKKLAGDIVRLVGGEENINDLVHCATRLRFSLKDSKKAERETLEKHEGVITVVESGGQFQVVVGSHVANVYSEIVKNTTFLNKTASESGENGQKVSAVSKVFEVISGSFSPLIPAMAGSGMLKALLTVLTLVGWLSDTSDTYMILSAAGNAVFYFLPIFLGITLGLKLKTNPYVAGAIGAALMEPNFTGLLDKGTESSFLGIPVVLMNYSSSVFPIFIAISIYALLDKLLKKIILKDLQIFLVPMISLMIMVPLSAMAFGPFGTTVGDWIASGVTWLIDFSGILSGIVLGGGMTFMVVLGLHWGFTPITLQNINNGGDPIEAMAAAAVFAQIGVALGIFFKAKKDKSLRSIAGSSGITGLLAGVTEPIVYGLILRYKRVIPIVIIAGAIGGAINGHFGVKYTAYVFHNIFSIPVEKPTGIFVISMILSLGVGFILTWIFGYESKGKGKVVESAEVTEAEPQTVQPAVAGGSAMEIKKEQIYSPLTGRVLPLSAVPDEAFSTGAMGKGLAIMPGEGVVVAPIAGVVSSLFPTGHAIGLTSAAGTEILIHVGVNTVALKGEHFNPVIKEGDVVKQGDLLIEFDIEQIQAAGYQTITPVIVTLTPQEVEIFETDKKSAQLGDVLLTLI from the coding sequence ATGGACAACAAGAAGTTGGCTGGCGACATTGTTCGTCTAGTTGGTGGAGAAGAGAATATAAATGATCTTGTCCATTGCGCGACAAGACTTCGATTTAGTCTGAAGGATTCCAAAAAAGCGGAAAGAGAAACATTGGAGAAACACGAAGGCGTCATAACTGTTGTGGAAAGCGGAGGTCAGTTCCAGGTAGTTGTAGGCAGCCATGTCGCTAACGTATATTCGGAAATTGTAAAAAACACAACCTTCTTGAATAAAACTGCATCTGAAAGCGGGGAAAACGGCCAAAAGGTCTCAGCCGTTTCGAAAGTGTTTGAAGTAATCTCGGGAAGCTTCTCCCCGCTGATCCCGGCTATGGCCGGATCGGGCATGCTGAAGGCACTTCTCACGGTATTGACTTTAGTCGGCTGGTTGTCTGACACAAGCGACACTTACATGATTCTATCCGCTGCCGGCAATGCCGTATTCTATTTCTTGCCCATATTCCTTGGAATTACGCTGGGCTTGAAGCTCAAAACCAATCCATACGTGGCAGGGGCAATTGGAGCCGCCTTGATGGAGCCTAATTTCACAGGCCTGCTGGATAAAGGAACGGAAAGCTCGTTTCTCGGAATTCCAGTTGTTCTCATGAATTATTCGTCCAGTGTATTCCCGATCTTTATAGCGATCAGTATCTATGCCCTGCTCGATAAACTCCTGAAGAAGATCATATTGAAGGACCTGCAAATTTTCCTAGTGCCTATGATCTCCCTGATGATTATGGTTCCGTTATCTGCCATGGCATTTGGCCCCTTCGGAACAACAGTCGGGGATTGGATCGCCTCGGGAGTGACTTGGCTGATTGATTTTAGTGGAATCCTCTCAGGTATTGTGCTTGGTGGCGGCATGACCTTCATGGTTGTGCTGGGACTTCACTGGGGCTTTACACCGATTACGCTGCAAAATATAAATAACGGCGGTGATCCGATTGAAGCCATGGCCGCAGCTGCTGTTTTTGCTCAAATTGGTGTGGCGCTCGGCATCTTCTTCAAAGCTAAGAAGGACAAGTCTTTAAGATCTATAGCTGGATCTTCAGGGATTACCGGCCTCCTGGCGGGCGTAACCGAGCCGATTGTGTACGGACTGATTCTTCGTTACAAGAGAGTTATCCCGATCGTAATTATTGCCGGTGCTATTGGCGGAGCGATTAACGGCCACTTTGGTGTGAAATATACAGCTTACGTGTTCCATAACATCTTCTCGATTCCGGTTGAGAAGCCGACAGGAATTTTTGTAATCTCTATGATCCTCTCCCTTGGGGTCGGGTTCATCCTTACCTGGATCTTTGGTTATGAAAGCAAAGGGAAGGGAAAGGTCGTAGAATCAGCGGAGGTTACAGAAGCTGAGCCGCAAACGGTACAACCAGCCGTAGCTGGTGGATCTGCTATGGAGATCAAGAAAGAGCAAATTTATAGTCCCCTAACGGGCAGAGTGCTTCCGCTTAGTGCAGTTCCGGATGAGGCCTTCTCTACCGGGGCTATGGGAAAAGGCCTGGCGATTATGCCTGGGGAGGGCGTGGTCGTTGCACCGATTGCCGGTGTAGTTTCTTCATTGTTCCCAACAGGTCATGCCATCGGGCTGACATCGGCTGCAGGAACAGAAATCTTGATCCATGTCGGCGTGAATACGGTAGCCTTGAAGGGAGAACACTTCAATCCTGTAATTAAAGAGGGCGACGTGGTGAAGCAAGGGGATTTATTAATCGAGTTTGATATAGAGCAGATCCAGGCAGCGGGATACCAGACGATAACACCTGTGATTGTCACCCTAACCCCGCAAGAGGTTGAGATTTTTGAAACCGATAAGAAGTCCGCTCAGCTGGGAGATGTTCTGCTCACTCTGATTTAA
- a CDS encoding putative holin-like toxin — protein sequence MLYLKSNKGLQGWSAYLPKGGDAMEVYQALSLMFTFGMFIIALLNFLNKK from the coding sequence ATGTTATACTTAAAGAGCAATAAAGGCTTGCAAGGGTGGTCGGCTTATCTCCCGAAGGGAGGTGATGCCATGGAGGTTTATCAAGCGCTTTCATTAATGTTCACATTCGGGATGTTCATTATCGCGCTGCTGAATTTCCTCAACAAGAAATAG